The following nucleotide sequence is from Centropristis striata isolate RG_2023a ecotype Rhode Island chromosome 7, C.striata_1.0, whole genome shotgun sequence.
CACCCAGTTACCTCAGAAGGTCATCTGGAGGCATACTGGGAAGAGACCATCCAACCTGGGCAACAACACCTTGCTGCTGGACTGGCTGCCCCAAAATGACCTCTTAGGACACCCAAAGACCAGAGCGTTTGTGGCCCACGGAGGCACCAACGGACTTCAAGAGGCCATCTACCACGGAGTTCCCATCGTCGGCCTTCCTCTGATGTTCGACCAGGACGATAATCTGTTCAGAATGACAGTGGGGGGCGTTGCTAGAGTACTGGACCTTGGCACACTGAACAAAGACAACTTCCTGGAGGCGGTGAAGGCGGTGCTTTATGAGCCGTCCTACAGGGAGAAGGTGCAGCAGCTCTCCAGGCTGCACAGAGACCAGCCCATGAAGCCTCTGGACTGAGCCACGTTCTGGATTGAGTTTGTCATGAGACACGGGGGAGCTGCTCACTTAAAGACCGACTCCTACAAGATGTCCTGGATTCAGTACCACTCCATTGATGTGATCGCTCTGTTGCTGGTGTCGGTCACGATGATGTCACTGGTTTGTGTTTTAACagtgaaatgtttgtgttgtaaagtgtttggagggaggaaagagaaaCTGCACTAAAACAGATACTTACGATGCCTTGCCTGTAGTTCTGTGATGTATTTTGACAGGAAAGAATGAAACAATATGTTGAAATTGAATCATAATCTGTACTTCGTATGACTGAGTTGTGATGATGACAGTACAgcagaacaaaataaatgtcagcCTCTGAGAACTATAATAAAGATAGCATTTAGTCTGAGTAATATCCTTCTATTGCATTTCTTGAATCATAGTTTAACAAAACCCAAgctagtggggcggattagctcaatattttacaccaatcgttcactttgtgataaaagcatgaaatttggtagatgtgttcgtgaatatgtttcaaacaaatctggatattgggccacctcaaaagcgccccctagtggccgtggcagacATTTGTtttacgaataaatcaatgatgaataaaaactgccctttttataataccaactggtaatgaattgtatattgttggaaagcctgatcagtcacctttacaacgaggtacagcttgtaaggatcgtgcattcatgggatgagcaacggggctaaacgtgtgggtagcaccccccaaaaatgtgcatcccctgtggggcggattagctcaataaatcacaagaattgtttattttgtgatggaagcacacaatttggtggatgtgttggtggatatgtttcaaacaaatctgtatattaggccatcgcaaattcgccccctagtggccatagcagtcagtttcttcattaaaattacaaaaatatttaaattatttcttaaaatatttaaaaagtgtaaactaaatatacaaacgtaaattaaaaaatgtaaatacacatattaaattaacaaaaatccagttagacactctttcagttatttttcctgccccaccacaattgggctagccatcgagctagctagcaaatgagctagctagcatttgcttcctgggaaaagcagtgcagtggactgtccatcaaggtatgtctaaatattttatttcacctgttataattatgaataaaatatgctatgaacatcgtAAAGcctgaagagaaaaacaatcatcatgggccttggcggaaaagtaaattagcaagatagcaaaaataggtactataggcggcttaggaccagatttgagaagaaagggacacgccggacaaaagcaccaacatttttccacatgctctctatcaccaaaggtttcaacttttggtaggagccacttcatcaagattgcagataggagatggcagccatataagccataagtctatgagaaccaatatatcttccaagccacttagaaggtcaatcttggtgtcaaaatatacattttctgggtcaaagaatcatttaaagctattgagaatatcactggatgactcactgtaaataatttgttgatcaagatctgacatgagatgaaagtgtacccttgatttttttgagcagtgtacatggcagctaatccacactctcccgtgaacattgattccaaacagtttcaactcaggattccctgctgcagcacttgaagcgagttgcccagtctgagtgaaaatgaacatatctatttgatcaaataatcatctagagatattctcaatagctttaaatgattcctggacccagaaaatgtatattttgacaccaagattgaccttctaagtggcttggaagatatagcatttctcatagactttatatggctgccatcaccgcaatcttgatgaagtggctcctactaaaaattgaaacctataatgatagagagtatgtggaaaaaatgtggtgctcttgtccggcgtgtcccctttatttggctaagccgcctgactaagtcacacacctcagtacaaggattttgccagaaagagtaacctgctacaagtaatcctagtagaatttttaaaatgtatgatttttttctctgtctaaatgtgttttttttttattgttgcaggtcatacaatattgaaaattattttttcagagcaacagaagaatacaagccaaagaggaggccgtagcctgtgaatgggaatatcaagacctaataaaatgttatacaaagttaatgttcttttctattaaactgtaataaagcttttgtcactttaacatgtctctaaattatatttgtggtgctgaaaacatgaaacagcagctgtagggtaggcaaagcattcctcgccagaaaccaccggcggccatttttaaaaattgccgcttttaaatggccattttttaaaatggccgccacagccatcagaattttttttgcgatggcccaatatccagattcattaaacatgtattcagcaatgagtgtaccaaatttgatgcttttatcacaaaatgaacgattgttcagctaatccgccccactacacaggggatgcacatttttggggggtgctacccacacgtttagccccgttgctcattccatgaatgcacaatccttacaagctgtacctcgttgtaaaggtgactaatcaggctttccaaaaatatacaattcatcaccagttggtattattaaaagggcagtttttattcatcattgatttattcgtataacaaatgcctgccacggccactagggggcgcttttaaggtggcccaatatccagatttatttgaaacatattcaccaacacatctaccaaatttcatgcttttatcacaaagtgaacgattgttgtaaaatattgagctaatccgccccactactaCAGTTTTTAGAGTTTGTAATGTGGTGAAGCTGCAGGAGGGAAAAGTTTAACCATCTTTTAAATGAGATTTCTGACTGTTTCTAATGTTAACAAACCTCAACTAACTAATGCCTccatttatttgtaatattattgGTACAATTAATGGCATTTTAGTTCATTTATCGAGTTATTTATACTAATTTTGGCAGCTGCGAGCTgtcatatttttgtaatttaaatctGTCTCTGTCCCAAAACAATGTAGATGTGTTTTTGCAGCCTGGAACAgcacttatatatttttaataatcacTACAAAGcttcaaatgtatgttttagtGAGAATATTCCAAGACATTAAACAAGAAACTGTTCAAATTAGCCACCAAAACGTCACGTCTGTGACATGGCACAATTAGTAAACGTTCATATCAATGCGCCAAGAGGATCGGCCCATTTATAATACGTTACGTTCCAGGAACTATATTGTGTCGCGGAAGAACATCAAGTTAGTTAACGGCTAGTAAAAATGTTACAACGGTTTAacgttttttatttaactgaacAGTTGGACCATTTTACTTACTAAATGATGTTATTGTCGGTTAATAAAAGCAGTTAATATCTCGACGTTGTGCTGAGTGGCAGGATAAAGTGTAAGTTATTCACCATAAGCAGTTAAATAGTCCTAAAATAAGTGAACAACGTCATATCAATGCGCCAAGAGGATCGCCCCATTTATAATACGTTACGGTCCAGGGACTATATTGTGTCGCGGAATACAATCAAGTTAGTTAACGGCTAGTAAAAATGTTACAACGGGTTTTAACGGTTTTATTTTCAGCCAAACAATAAGTACATTTTAGTGACTAAATAATGTTATTGTCGGTTAATAACAGCAGTTAATATCTCAGAGTTTTGCTGAGTGGCAGGATAAAGTGTAAGTTATTCACCAGAAGCAGTTTAATAGTCCTAAAATAAGTTAACAAAACGCTGCTAGCTCGTTTTTAGCTAGCATAGAAGTCAAAGTGCTTCACCCAGAAGGCTACAGAGTAAATATTGTGTGTGTTCAACCCTCTGTAGCTGCAagattaaagaaaagaaaagcaggtGAACCTTGCAGCAGGTAAGCTCCACCTGTAACACTCACTCACCGTCATAGACAGGCTTCTTGTTAAACCAGTTCATTAGGACCTCAGGACATACGAGGAGCACATTTTATCACCTGATATATTTCATACtaattcattttctgtcaatcaaaatgccttttattgaaaaaagataAAGCAGCAATTTAATCagatacaaataaaaatcaTCAAATATTCAGTTGACATCACTTCAATAGTAAGTAGATGTAAAACAAATTCATGACATCCCAATAAATTTAAGAACAAACCTCCATGAAAACCACTTTGAATAATTAATTACAAACTGTACAGACAATAagcaaaacatttctgtcaCCTTGGTAACCAAATCAACTCTGCAGAATgtgtaaaagaacaaaatgttgttgttgtgtatcacttgttctttttttccccaagttctagggaatagtgtcccctagtaatcccacagtgcttttaaaatgatcccatcttcttttaatttattttaaattcaattttgttttgttttgtttttcgtttgtttcttttttacctttgtcaattctgtattttattgcacttttatgtgaagcactttggtgcggctcagccgtctgtaaatgcgctatataaatacatttgacttgACTGAAACTCTCTGTATGTCCTCCTGACACACTGCCTGATCTTTTGGACAATAATCAAgaattataatccaataatatatttggactacagataacaatctgagtggggccattccacataacaagtacttttactgttgatactttaagtacattttcatgctgatacttttataatTTGTAAGGTTTTGAATGATCAAAATCACCAAATATTCAGTAAACATCAATTAAATAGTAagttaatgtaaaaaacaaacaaaaaaagaatgtaCTTGCACATTTAATGACCGTCACGTGTAAAGGAACTAGCTGGAATTTGACAAAACAACCCACCACCATCATAAACAAAGAACATGATACATCACCTAATATTCAGTTGATATCAATTCAATAAGTAGATGTAAAACAAATTCATGACATCCCAAGAAATTTAAGAACAAACCTCCATGAAAACCACTTTGAATCATTAATTACAGACTGTACAGACAATAAGTAAAACATTTCTTTCACCTTGGTAACCAAATCAACTCTGCAGAATgtgtaaaagaacaaaaagttgttgttgtgtatCACTGAAACTCTCTGTATGTCCTCCTGACACACTGCCTGATCTTTTGGACGTCCTTGTCTCCCTCAGGAGTCGACAAACTTTTGGACCCTCATTTTAGACAATAAATCCCTGAACTGTATCGTTTGTCTCGTTGACTGCACTTGGGGATTCTCCTGCTGCTGCGCTCACACCAGTCTGACAAAGTGTCTCTGACTCAGTTATTAATCAAGGTTCTTTAACCTGGATCTCTACATTTTCTTCCTGtactttaacattaaattattaGAACGTGTGAAAGAACTAACTGGAATTTATCTCTGAactgacaaaaaacattaaatattacaagctgagcaatctaaaaaaaacatcaaaatgatCCATAAAAACAGACCTTAAGCTTGAACTACATAGTTTCACAGATAATTAGACTAAAAGAAAGTCAGTCTCACtctaattattaacatttaccctttaattatttttgtactcCTCCACACCCTTATCAACTGttaattcttcttttccctGTAATCATGTATCCTCCATTTTTCATGCCTCTACCTGATTAATTGTATTAATTATCAATTTCACAACTGACCTGCCTGgcacttttttccctctttttccaTCTGTCACCACCATGATAAACAAAGAACATGATGAATCAGTTAAACCTCACCACCATTTCTAAACAGCACAGAGAAATCTGTTGGACAGATTTTGATATCAGCAGTTTTAGCATCACCAGCTGGTCCAATACTGAAATATGGGAAGAGTTTCTCAGTGAAAGTGTCTCTGTGAGTGTAGATGcgagtcattttgtcttcaggGTCGTAGAAGGACACCTCCCCCCTGTCATAGTCCAGCTGgactctgatcctctggagaCTCTTCTTCACTCTGACAGTCTGACCATCAACATCAAGGTATTCTCCACTGCGATACGTTAAACACCAGACTCCATATTCTGGTGAAGCATATCTCTCTCCCTTCCTGTCAACTGACTCTTTAACCAAACCTACATCCCAGTGAGGATGAtcttccacctccacctcccagcTGTGTTTCCCTGAGCTgaagccctcagagcccagaactTCTGTATACTCAGTGAATCTCTCTGGATTATCAGCAAGCTGCTGGTCTGTGTCTCCATGTCTCACACTGGTCAGATCATCAGACAGATAGAGCCAGGGACttgcagtgtttgggtccagaatgAGAGGAGTGAAGTGGACCTTCTCCTTCATCTTCTCCCAGACTCTGAAGgacaggttgcccaggtgtttggccacaTCTATCAGCGCTCCTGAGAGCAGCTGTGGATCTGACAGTGAGCACTGGACTCTGGCTCTGGTCTGAGTGGCTTTATAACTGCTGAGGAATGGCAccttgtgtttctgcagctcttcttcaACAGCAGAGATACTGTCTGACAGAGAGGAGATCTGCTCCTGaatcctcttcatctctctgctgATAGTCTTccccttctgctcctcttcctccctcagagcTGCCAGTCtggactcctcttcctctttcaggAACTGGTGGAGCTTGTTGAACTCTGCTctgatctgtctctctgtggacaACAGCTGCCTGGTGGAGTGCTGAATCACCCCCTTGTATATTTCCTCCACTTCTTCATATTTGTCCCTCTTGTCCTGCAGAGACTGTAAGTCAGATTTCAGCTGGTCCTTCAGGTCACTGACTGCTTGTTCTATAGGAACCACTTTGTGACTCTGGTGGAGAGAAAACTCACAGACAGGACACACAGCTCTGTCTTCATCCTTACAGAACAATCTAGGCTCTTCTGGATGTTTACTACACACCACCTCcagcttcttctcttctttttctgtctcagatGATCCAGATTTCTGTCTCCCAGCAAAGGAGTCAGCCAGTTCCTTCAGTGGAAAGTTCACTATAACTTCTTTCGatgattttcttttacaaatgggacagtttttgtttttagtttgttcCCAGAATTTCTTCAGGCAGCTTGAACAGAAGCTGTGGTTGCAGCTCAGAGACACAGGATCTCTGAAAGTCTCTGAACACACATGGCAGCTCAGGAAACTTTCCACACAAGCAGTTTTCTCAGTCATTTTCTCAGATATGTGAATTATCCTTTAACAGCAAGACTCACCAAATGTTTGTCCCTTTGAATTTCAGGTTACAATCCTTCTGATTTGTGTTTAATATCCTTCAGCCTGTAATGGCGTCTCAGCTCCATGTCAGCAATGTAGAAATAATAAGTTTCACTTTCCTTTCTCAGTAACTGacagtttatatttcattttcttacCAGCAGATGGTAATATTGGATCAATTAACAGATTTAACAGTAACTTTCCACCTGAAATGTTTTAGAATTATTAAACTActtgtaaaaaaattaaagtgaaaacatgtgacatacattgatatttatgttttaatttgcaCCTTAATTTACTTACCTTTGTATAATTCCCCAAATTATCTGCTTTcctatgtgttttatttatttaaaaaaaaatgtttttttttttttattatatgtagtctattttttaaaaatgtatttattaattgtatttattgattttaagcTTTGAAGAATTTACCCCATGACTTAGTTTGAGTGACTTCTAATAATGAAtaacaaatatacaataaagtGAATGAagtgtagtgtatatatatatacacatacacacacatatatatatatatatatatacacacatacatacatacatatatatatatattttttttttaagtatgaagaaaatacaaaattaaataactttAGGGAAATAAATAGAGGTGAAAATGCAAAAgaccaataataaataaatacatttttaaatattcaatcataaataaatggaagaaaaatTTGACATGGAAgttgtcaggccgggctcgaagcaggactcagacgcagagatagagtatgtcaaaagcactttattatGGTACTTAGTCAGCAAGAGGAACTCCCCGAACAGAGGAGACAAAAGGGCTATGAACATTAACAGTCTAAAAgacctaacaataataattcctacaaagagggaaaaacacaaaactcctgaCTATCCTGAAACTCAGGGCAAACTATCCTATGGGGTAATGGACAAATAACTAGACAagggaaagggggaaaaagggacaaactaaaatactaataaacaaaaggcgctccaaaagtGAGGAAAACCTAAACAGGgaaaagactaaactaaaaatcactcCGTAAAATGGAGGAACGATCTAAgggcaaaaactaaataacacaaaatcactcttaaggaggaaaaacaaaaggcaatctaaacaactaacaaactaagggagcagctaagctgtgaaaatttacaaaagaaaatcactcttacgaggagaaccaaacttgaaaacgaagcaaggcagatgactgtggcgatgacaagaactgtggaaatgctggcgagacgaaaaacgacacactggcacaggacaagggagacacagactatttaacacatgagggagggagcaccaggtgaacacaattggtaattaggggagacactcaggcaggtgacacacacagggaggggcaggtgatctgaaacgagaggagagttacttttcaaaataaaagcagtgacgagaccaaacataaaaaaaacccaagacctcaccacggtgtgacaGAAGTAAATAAAACGGGGAATTAAAACAAAGGTAAATAAGTGAAGAAGTCAGTGACACCAAATATCAcattatgtcacattttatcacCTAATTAATGCCTTTATATATTGTTAATATGTTTGGGATATTAGTTTTTATCAAGTATTTCAttcatgtgggttttttttgcagtttcggtctttcatatttttattctttaaatttgttaatatgtaaaaaagaaaaaaagtgttacaCTTTATctttaatgttgtaaaacaaaacagcacaagAGTCTTTGCTCTGTCCCAGAGTCACTTATTAGTTATTGTGAGTTACATATCAGGTGCCGGTCGCCATTGAGCCACGGCTACCGGTAAACATTTTGACAGCGTGGGAAAAATCCCCTAAAACAACGCTTTTAACCGCATTTTAACTACTTGCCGATGATTTTATT
It contains:
- the LOC131975354 gene encoding nuclear factor 7, brain-like, with protein sequence MTEKTACVESFLSCHVCSETFRDPVSLSCNHSFCSSCLKKFWEQTKNKNCPICKRKSSKEVIVNFPLKELADSFAGRQKSGSSETEKEEKKLEVVCSKHPEEPRLFCKDEDRAVCPVCEFSLHQSHKVVPIEQAVSDLKDQLKSDLQSLQDKRDKYEEVEEIYKGVIQHSTRQLLSTERQIRAEFNKLHQFLKEEEESRLAALREEEEQKGKTISREMKRIQEQISSLSDSISAVEEELQKHKVPFLSSYKATQTRARVQCSLSDPQLLSGALIDVAKHLGNLSFRVWEKMKEKVHFTPLILDPNTASPWLYLSDDLTSVRHGDTDQQLADNPERFTEYTEVLGSEGFSSGKHSWEVEVEDHPHWDVGLVKESVDRKGERYASPEYGVWCLTYRSGEYLDVDGQTVRVKKSLQRIRVQLDYDRGEVSFYDPEDKMTRIYTHRDTFTEKLFPYFSIGPAGDAKTADIKICPTDFSVLFRNGGEV